CTTTCAGCGGTCCCGAGCACAACCGATGAGGGAGGATTGGCAAAGTGACACAATCGGTGCGGCTTCAAGTCCCGATCGCCCTGAAGGAGTGGGCTGCGGCGGTCCGGGCTTTGGGTGAAGGCAGGCAGATCCTCGTGATGCGCAAGGGGGGCATCCACGAGGAAACCCGTCAGTTTCAGGTGGAGAGCGACACCTTTTATCTGTTCCCCAACGCGTACCATCAGAAAAAGGAATTGATCAAGCCCGCCTTTCACTCCTATGTGGAGGAGGAGCAGACGGGCTCGTCGGAGCAGGAATCGGTCGCCATCCGGTATGTGGCGCAGTTGGCGGAGGATGTGGAAGTGTTGGACGAGGCGAAACTGGCGCGGCTTTCCTCCTTCCACATCTGGACGGACAATTTTGCCGTCGAGCGGCTCAAGTGGAAGAAGAAACAGCCGCTTCACGTGTTGCTGCTGCGCATTTTCCGCCTCTCCGAACCGATTGACATTCCGATGCGTTCCGATTATTTGGGATGCAAATCCTGGATTCGCCTTCCCGACGATCTCCCGCAGCGGGAGACGGAACCGGTGCTGTCCGATGCGGCCTTTGAGGAGGAGCGGAGGCGGATCAAGG
This genomic window from Planifilum fulgidum contains:
- a CDS encoding DUF1802 family protein, translated to MTQSVRLQVPIALKEWAAAVRALGEGRQILVMRKGGIHEETRQFQVESDTFYLFPNAYHQKKELIKPAFHSYVEEEQTGSSEQESVAIRYVAQLAEDVEVLDEAKLARLSSFHIWTDNFAVERLKWKKKQPLHVLLLRIFRLSEPIDIPMRSDYLGCKSWIRLPDDLPQRETEPVLSDAAFEEERRRIKEALKG